Within the Leisingera thetidis genome, the region CTGATCCTGGCGGGGATTGCGGTCTCGGCGATGGCGGCGGCGCTCACCTCGCTGGTGCTGAATCTCTCGCCCAACCCCTTTGCCGCCAATGAGATCGTGTTCTGGATGATGGGTTCGCTGGCCGACCGCTCGATGCTGCATGTCTGGCTGCTGCTGCCCTTTGCGCTGAGCGGCGGCGCCATCCTGCTGATGCTGGCGCGGGGGCTGGATGCGCTGACCCTGGGCGAGGATGCGGCCCGGACCATGGGGTTGAACCTGAACCGGCTGCGGCTGCTGCTGGTGGTCGGGACGGCCAGCGTGGTCGGCGGCGCCACGGCGGTGGCCGGCGCCATCGGCTTTATCGGCCTGGTGGTGCCGCATATCCTGCGCCCCCTGGCCGGCGGCCAGCCGTCGCGCCTGCTGTGGGCCTCGGCACTGGGCGGCGCCATCATGCTGCAGCTGGCCGACATCGCGGTGCGGCTGATCCTGCCGTCGCGGGACCTGAAGCTCGGGGTGGTCACCGCCTTGGTCGGCGCCCCCCTGTTCCTGCATCTCATCTGCAAGACGCGGAAAGGACTGGCATGAGCGTGCTTTCGGTCGGAAACCTCTCGGTCACCCTGCGGAACCGCCCGGTGCTCCGCGATGTGTCCTTTGACATCCGGGCAGGCGAGTTTGTTGGCCTGCTGGGCCCGAACGGAGCGGGGAAAAGCAGCCTGATGCGCGCGGCGCTGGGGCTGATCCCGTCGCGGGGCCGCAGCTCGCTGGCGGAAATGACGGCCGCAGACCGCGCCCGGGCCGCCGCCTGGATGCCGCAGTCGCGCGAGATCGCCTGGCCGGTTCCGGTGGAGCGGCTGGTGGCGCTTGGCCGCCTGCCGCATCTGCCGCGGGGGCTGCGGCTGCCGCCGGGCGATCAGGCACGGGTGGATCAGGCCATCGCCCGCAT harbors:
- a CDS encoding FecCD family ABC transporter permease, producing the protein MTRLMLTLATAVLVLFPVSLAVGPADAGIGASLAALFDESYGPLTLVMREIRLPRALLAVIIGAGLGLAGAAMQGYLRNPLAEPGLIGVSSSAALGAVLAINTGLAATAALGLPLAALAGALAGVFLVMALAGPQGGSLTLILAGIAVSAMAAALTSLVLNLSPNPFAANEIVFWMMGSLADRSMLHVWLLLPFALSGGAILLMLARGLDALTLGEDAARTMGLNLNRLRLLLVVGTASVVGGATAVAGAIGFIGLVVPHILRPLAGGQPSRLLWASALGGAIMLQLADIAVRLILPSRDLKLGVVTALVGAPLFLHLICKTRKGLA